In the genome of Chloroflexota bacterium, one region contains:
- a CDS encoding glycosyltransferase family 1 protein has translation MRILVFVHEYPPVGGGGGKVAQEVARGLAARGHEVRVLTAHHAGLPRRETDGGVEVFRLRSCRREAYRADLRAMGCYVAAAALAGWRMARRWKPDVLHAHFAVPAGAAARAVARLTGTPYVLTAHLGDVPGGAPEKTGRWFRWIFPFTRPIWRGAAQITAVSAFTRRLAQAHYPVNIRVIPNGVDVEALRPRAFRLHRPPHILFAGRFMPQKNPLQIVRTLARLRDLPWRCTMLGDGPLRAEMEAAVRAEGLEGRVAFPGWVTPEEVLAWFDEGDILFMPSRSEGLPVVGVQALAKGLAIVAGKVGGFLDVVAEGENGFLIPPEDTAAAAEALRALLTEPERLRAFREASLRRARRFDLQVVVAAYEEVLIQASAL, from the coding sequence ATGCGCATTCTCGTTTTCGTACACGAATACCCGCCGGTGGGCGGCGGCGGCGGCAAGGTGGCGCAGGAAGTCGCCCGCGGGCTGGCGGCACGCGGGCATGAAGTGCGCGTGCTCACGGCCCACCACGCCGGCCTGCCTCGCCGCGAAACCGATGGCGGGGTAGAAGTCTTCCGCCTGCGCTCGTGCCGCCGCGAGGCCTACCGCGCCGACCTGCGGGCGATGGGCTGTTATGTGGCCGCAGCCGCTCTCGCTGGCTGGCGCATGGCGCGCCGCTGGAAGCCCGACGTCCTCCACGCCCACTTTGCCGTGCCTGCAGGGGCAGCCGCGCGGGCCGTGGCACGGCTGACAGGAACGCCCTACGTGCTCACCGCGCACCTGGGCGACGTGCCGGGCGGCGCACCGGAAAAGACCGGGCGCTGGTTCCGGTGGATTTTCCCCTTCACCCGCCCCATCTGGCGCGGTGCGGCGCAAATCACCGCCGTTAGCGCCTTCACCCGCCGCCTGGCGCAGGCGCATTACCCCGTGAACATCCGGGTCATCCCCAACGGGGTGGACGTGGAAGCCCTGCGGCCGCGGGCCTTTCGCCTGCACCGGCCGCCGCACATCCTCTTTGCCGGGCGTTTCATGCCGCAGAAAAACCCTCTTCAAATTGTGCGTACCCTGGCGCGCCTGCGCGACCTTCCCTGGCGCTGCACGATGTTGGGCGATGGCCCCCTGCGGGCCGAGATGGAAGCCGCCGTGCGCGCCGAGGGGCTGGAGGGGCGCGTTGCCTTCCCCGGCTGGGTCACGCCAGAAGAGGTGCTGGCGTGGTTCGACGAGGGCGACATCCTCTTCATGCCTTCCCGCAGCGAGGGGCTACCGGTGGTAGGGGTGCAGGCGCTTGCCAAGGGGCTGGCCATCGTCGCCGGGAAGGTGGGCGGTTTCCTGGACGTGGTGGCTGAGGGAGAAAACGGCTTCCTGATTCCGCCGGAAGATACCGCAGCCGCGGCGGAGGCCCTGCGCGCCCTGCTCACCGAGCCGGAGCGCCTGCGTGCCTTCCGGGAAGCCAGCCTGCGCCGCGCCCGCCGCTTCGACCTGCAAGTCGTGGTGGCTGCCTACGAAGAAGTTTTGATCCAAGCCAGTGCTTTGTGA
- a CDS encoding glycosyltransferase, translated as MKLSVVIPVYNERENLPLLAQALQEALADCRYPWEAVLVDDGSTDGSVEVLERLAEADAEHIRVVFLRRNFGQTAAIAAGIDHAIGDIVVLMDADLQNDPRDIPLLVAKLEEGYDVVSGWRKDRQDAFLTRVLPSRTANALISWVTGVHLHDYGCTLKAYRREVLEGFRLYGEMHRFIPAYAASVGARITEMPVRHHPRKFGRSKYGLMRTLKVILDLFTVKFLLSYFHKPIYLFGGLGLALVLPSTLLLVFLIIRRIFWGVALFTSPLFQLSLMFIILGFQSILMGLIAELLVRTYHEAQGKPTYTVRRVLNPAAKAEQ; from the coding sequence GTGAAACTCTCGGTGGTGATCCCGGTTTACAACGAACGCGAAAACCTGCCGCTGCTGGCGCAGGCGCTCCAGGAAGCCCTGGCCGATTGCCGCTATCCGTGGGAAGCCGTGCTGGTGGACGACGGCAGCACCGACGGCAGTGTGGAAGTGCTGGAACGACTGGCAGAAGCGGATGCGGAGCACATCCGTGTCGTCTTTTTGCGGCGGAATTTTGGCCAGACGGCGGCCATTGCTGCGGGCATTGACCATGCCATCGGCGACATCGTTGTGCTGATGGACGCCGACTTGCAGAACGACCCGCGCGACATTCCGCTGCTGGTGGCCAAACTGGAAGAAGGCTACGACGTCGTCAGCGGCTGGCGCAAAGACCGCCAGGACGCTTTTCTCACCCGGGTGCTGCCTTCCCGCACGGCCAATGCCCTGATTTCCTGGGTCACGGGCGTGCACCTGCACGATTACGGCTGCACGCTGAAGGCTTACCGCCGCGAAGTGCTGGAAGGCTTCCGGCTCTACGGCGAAATGCACCGCTTCATCCCGGCCTACGCGGCCTCGGTGGGGGCGCGCATCACCGAAATGCCGGTGCGCCACCACCCCCGCAAGTTCGGCCGCTCCAAATACGGCCTGATGCGCACCCTGAAAGTGATCCTGGACCTGTTCACCGTCAAGTTCCTGCTGAGTTATTTCCACAAGCCGATTTACCTGTTCGGCGGCCTGGGGCTGGCGCTGGTATTGCCCAGCACCCTCTTGCTGGTGTTCCTCATCATCCGCCGCATTTTCTGGGGCGTGGCGCTGTTCACCTCACCGCTTTTCCAACTCAGCCTGATGTTCATCATTTTGGGCTTCCAGTCCATTCTGATGGGGCTGATTGCCGAACTGCTGGTGCGCACCTACCACGAAGCCCAGGGGAAGCCGACCTATACCGTGCGGCGGGTGCTGAACCCGGCAGCCAAAGCAGAGCAGTAA
- a CDS encoding flippase-like domain-containing protein, with protein sequence MKSRRWFWVKAAGTLVALLLLAWLLAQQDWAALLRALRRLSPQVLVAALGLYWLGLLVNAWRWHTLLRGVDIPVPFWKAVRLTLAGSFASNFLPSTIGGDALRVTGILDVTDTRTALASVVVDRLVNVTAMYSFLPLTWETFGTLLPTLGQEGGRVVAGAGAFPRKIWAWVQRFMQDLGAWARAPRTLLAGLAISWLSLLLPFTAAWLLARALGIPVAWYEVAGATVISYTAALLPVSLNGYGVREVTIVGLYTLLGATVGQAVTLALVTRFLMMLSTVSGAPWVSEAVPEKHPPESGGGR encoded by the coding sequence ATGAAATCACGCCGCTGGTTTTGGGTAAAAGCCGCCGGAACGCTCGTGGCGCTGCTTTTGCTGGCTTGGCTGCTGGCACAGCAAGATTGGGCCGCGCTGCTCAGGGCCTTGCGGCGGCTTTCCCCACAAGTGCTGGTGGCAGCGTTGGGGCTGTATTGGCTTGGCCTGCTGGTGAACGCGTGGCGCTGGCACACACTGTTGCGCGGCGTGGACATTCCCGTGCCTTTTTGGAAAGCAGTACGCCTGACCCTCGCGGGGTCTTTCGCTTCCAACTTCCTGCCTTCCACCATCGGCGGCGATGCCTTGCGGGTCACCGGCATTCTGGACGTCACCGACACCCGCACGGCGCTGGCCTCGGTAGTGGTCGACCGGCTGGTCAACGTGACGGCAATGTACAGTTTTCTGCCGCTCACCTGGGAAACTTTCGGTACGCTGCTTCCCACCTTAGGGCAGGAAGGCGGCCGGGTGGTGGCTGGCGCGGGGGCTTTTCCCCGGAAGATATGGGCCTGGGTGCAGCGTTTCATGCAGGATTTGGGCGCCTGGGCGCGGGCGCCGCGCACGTTGCTGGCCGGGCTGGCGATCTCATGGCTTTCGCTTTTGCTCCCCTTCACAGCCGCGTGGCTTCTGGCGCGGGCGTTGGGCATTCCCGTAGCCTGGTATGAAGTGGCCGGCGCCACGGTGATTTCCTACACCGCGGCCCTGCTGCCGGTTTCCCTGAACGGCTACGGCGTGCGGGAAGTTACCATTGTTGGGCTCTACACGCTGTTGGGTGCAACCGTGGGGCAGGCGGTGACTTTAGCCCTGGTGACGCGCTTCCTGATGATGCTTTCCACCGTCAGCGGCGCGCCGTGGGTGAGCGAAGCAGTGCCTGAAAAGCATCCTCCTGAAAGCGGTGGAGGCCGGTAG